The Gemmatimonas aurantiaca T-27 DNA segment GCTGCGGCCACCAACGCATCGAGCTGCTCGGCCACATCGGCCACGAGGCGCCACATCACCGGCGGCCCAGCCACCTGCACACCAACCCATGGCGCTTCCGCGAGCGCCGTGCCCAGAATCTGCTGCAACTGCCCACCCGCGGAGGCCATGCGGTCACACACGTCGAGACGATCATGCCATTCGAGCACCGCACGTGCCGCCGCGAGTCCTGTCCCCTCTGACGCGGCAGTGGAGGAAATCCACGTGCGTCGCGCCGCATCCATCACATCGGCGCGTCCCACCACGGCGGCCAAGGGATAACCATTGGCCATCGCCTTGCCGAGTGTGGTGAGATCGGGCGTGACGTCACGCAGAGCCTGCACCCCACCGGTGCGCACACGAAAGGCGGTCTTCACCTCGTCGAAGATCAACACCGCCCCCACCCGTGTGGCTTCGTCGCGGGCCACCTGCAGCCACTCCAACGAGGCGATGTCATGCACCAGCGGCTCGATGATGATGGCCGCCGGTGCCGGCCCCAATGCGACGGCAGAACGCAACGCGAGCACGTCGTCGAACGGCACCCAGGTGACCGCATCCCGCACGTCCTGTGGCACACCGGCCGCATCGCTGCACCAGTCGAGCCAGCCGAAGTATCCGCAGGCAATGATGCGATCCCGATCGGTGGCGGTGCGGGCCAGACGCACGGCCGCTGCGGTGGCCTCGGCGCCGGTGCGCAGAAAGCGCACCTGCTCCGCGCACGGAATCACTTCGATGAGCCGTTCGGCCACCTCCACTTCCAATCGATGCGGCAGAATGGAGACGTTGCCCTGCAGCACGGTCTCGTGCACCGCCTGCGTGACAGACGGATCCGCGTATCCGATGCCCACCGCTCCCAGGGCCATGCCAAGATCGATGAAACGACGCCCATCGGTACTCCAGAGTGCGCACCCCTGGGCCCGTTCGAAATGCGTGGGCATGGCCGCATCGAACGCCCGCGTGCCATAGAGTGCCTCTGGGCGCTTGCTTCCTGTAGACGACCCGCCCGGGATGACATCGGCCGCACGAGCGCGCCACCCGTCATCGGGCAGTCCACCGAAAGCAATGCTGCGTGTCATGCGGCCGGTCCGTCGTCGGCCTGGCTGACCGTGACAGGATCAGCATCGATGTCCACGGCCGTGGTATCACCGTGCCCCACGGCTGCCAGTGCGCGTTGCACCGCCTGGCGTGTTTCCCGTTCGATGGTGCGCAACACTTCGATGCTGGCCGTGCGAATGAGCAGCAATTCCCGCTGATCGGGATTGGCACGGAAGACCAGCGACCGGAAGGTGCGCATCATCAGTTCTTCGTTGCGTGTCCCGAAGTACCGAATAGCGGTCAGCGCGTTGCGCATATCCGCAAAGGTGCGCTCGACATCGTCCTTGCTGGGCGAGCCGGCGGCGTGACGCGGCGGTGGCAGACGCTTGGTGGCATCGCCGGCCAGCATGTGGAGTTCGTACAGCGCCAGCAAGCAGGCCTGCGCGACGTTCAGCGAGAAGTGCTCGGTGGTCGGGATGGTGCAGATGGCGTTGGACCGATCGAGCGCCTCGTTGGGCAAGCCATGATCTTCGCGGCCGAACATGATGGCAACGCGACCCTGCTGGGCAAACTCGAGCAGGTCGACGGCCGCCGTGCGCGGCGTATGACGCTGCCACCGCGCCGCCTGGCGACGGCCGGAGAAGCCCACCACGTACACACAATCGGCGAGGGCTTCGTCGATGGTTTCGAAGTGCTGAATGCGCTCGACGATGTCCCGCGTGTCATGCGCAACCTGCTCGACGCGGTTGGGATCGTAGGGACAGGGGCGAATCAGGCGCAGATCGCGGACGCCCATGTTTTTCATGGCCCGCACCACACCGCCGATATTGATCGAATCCTGGGATTCGTACAGCACGACGGTGACGGCATTGAGGATCGAGTCGGTCATCTGCCCAAGATAGCACGTCCCGTCATCCGGGCGTCGTCCGTTCGGGCCCAGCCGACATTTCAAGGGCCGACTCGAACCGCAGTGTCACGGTGTCGCCGACCTGTTCCCGGTCTCCCCGCAGGTAGGCAAATCCACCGCCACCGGCCAGCGCGAGCTGACCGAGTCGGCGGGTGCGTCCAACGGCGGCCTCGTTGATGACCACCTGAAAACCGACTTCCGCGAGCGCATGCGACTCGGCCTGAAAGACGCGGGGCAATTCCCAGGCGATCTGCAACTGCCAGCCCTGCTCCAGACGACACCAACTGGTGGTGGGCGACGCACCCAACACCCCGGCGCGGCTGGCGGGGACCAGCGGCGTCACCCGGCAACGTCCGTCGGGGGTGGACAATGGCACCACCAGGCCCGCGTCCTGCCAGGTCCCGCCATCCGCGGTGACGTACCACTGCACACCGCTGACATTCACATCGGCGCGTTCGTTGTCGAGCGGATTGTCGGGTATCTCATCTTCCGCACCCGTGCCAAACAGCGCCGCTGTGTCACCCATGTGCATGCGCACTCGCACCACAAAGTGCGTCTGCGTGGTGGCCAGCAGGATCTGCGCGCGTGGCGCATGCGCATCGTGCCAGGGCTGCTCCGTCTGCCGATAGGCCGATTCACCCAACTCCAGCAGCCGTGCACCAAGCATCGGATCGGTAAGCCGCGGTATGCCCACCGTGGGTGAAGAGACCCGCGGCACGGCGAGCGCACCACGTGCCGCGATCGCGCCCGGCGTGAGGGCAGATCCGAAGCCCTCCTCGAGATCCGGCCCCTGGCCCGCCCTTCCCTGAGCGGGAGGCAATACATCGAGATCGATGCTGCTTCGGGCATGGCGAGCGGTCAGTCCGATCTGCCAACCGGTGTCGGTGGCGCGGTGCGCACTGATGGTGCCATCGGCCGTATGCACGTGCGCAACATCAGCACGATCCGGACCGATATGGGCGGGGTCGAAGCGAGGAAAACGCACGGCCGTCACGTGGGCCGGAGAGGCCGCCACAGGCCCATCAGCGGCCCAGGCCCAGACACCGACAATACAGCCCCGCGCGGCTTCAACCTCGAGCCAGTGGCGGGCCAGCGCCCGTGGCGTATCGGCGGGCTGCTCGGGCGAACGGTGCGAGGGCGCCAGCGGTGGAGCGGGTGCTTCCGCCCGCAGCACGCGCGCCGGCACGCTGGTGGCATACCAGGCTCGCGCGGCGGCCGTTGAGAGTGCGAACGGTGTGCCATCCCGACGCCAGGCATCGCCGTCCACATCACCGGCCTTGGACACCTGTTCGAGAAAATCGAATCCGTCTTCGAGTCCTCCGGCGCCGGCACGATCCACGGGTCGCCACGTGTGGACATCATGCACCTGTGCCTGCGCGGCAATGGGCAGCGAAAGGGTCACCACCCGATCGGCGTCCCATTCCAGCACATCCACCAGGTGACCATCACACACCACCACGGTGCGCGTAGCGGTTACGCCCGGAGCGAGTCCGTCGACGGTCTTGCGTATCCAACCTGCGCCACCACGATCTTCGAACGCCAGCAACGTGGCGGGTTGGCGTTGTTGTGATTGACCGTCGATCAGCGGTGCGTGATGGGCCAGCGTGCTGCGATACCAATGCAACCGGCGCTCCACATAGCTCCCGGTGCCGGGATCGTCCAGCAACCGATGCCCACCCGACTGCAACGTGAGCGCCAGCCGATCGGGATGCCCGTGGCCACCACCGGTTGCGCCGCCTTCGAGTGCGACGTACACACGCCCCGCGTCGCGCCGGATCACCGCGAGCCCCTGTGATGGCAGACACGCGCTGGTAGGCGGCATCGCGCCCGCAGCCACCTCCGTGTTGCTGGCCATGAGCAATGCGCGCCAGGAGAGGTCGGCGCGTGACAGGGAACCCGGCGGATCATGCCGTTCCGCATCAGCGGTGGAAAGCCGGCGCCCCGCTCGTGGCACGTCGTGCCCACCAAGCATCGGCGCGTAGAGGCGCGCGAGCCAGGCCGACAGTTCGCGCTGTGGGCGATGGGCCAGGCCGAGTTCGAGATACTCGGCCACCCGCCACTGCCTGATCGAGACCGCGTACTGCGAGTCCCGACGAGCCGGCAACGTTTCGTCGGGCAATACGCCCACGAAGGGCGCAGCAAACCCTCGATGAAAACGCGCGTCGAGATCGGCATGCAGGTCACGGCCCGTCGCCCGCATCCACTGCACACCGTACCAGAGACCCCGATGCGCAAACAGATGGTAGTTCTCGCCTTCGTACCAGCTTCCGTCGTCGAGCAGGCCGTGTTCGAGCAGCCATGGCAACGAACCGGACTTGTTCAGACGCGACGCGATATCGGATTCTCGGCCAAGCAGCGTCCAGGCACTCAGGATCGCGATCTCGTTCCACACCTGACGGTTGGAGCGGCCTTCGAAAAATCCCGCAATGAGTGCACTCGACGGATCGAGCAACCGGTCGCGTACCGTTCCGCCGATGTGCGTGCGTCCCGACGCCTCGAGCAAAGCCAGCGCATGCGCCACATTCAGCAACCAGATGGACTCGAGATAGGTGCTGAAAAACGGGCGCGAAGGGCCCAACACGTTGTCGCGATTCGGCCAACTGGTGTACTGCTCGGCCAACCGGCAAAGAATGGACTCCGCCAGATGGGCATGTGACGGTGCGCCGCGCAGCAGATGCAGCGCCGCGGCATGTACGGCCCGCTCCACCGTCCACAACTGCGCGTTCATGGCCCACCAGTCGTCATGCTCCTGCCCGACATAGGCCTGCCCACATCGGGAGCAGTGATGGTGATGCGGTTGCCACGGATCGAAGTCGAGCAGCACGCCATGCACCGGACACCGGCCACCACGGCGTGTGAGGCGCGCCTTCTGTGCGGGCACAGGCAGTTGCTCCCGCGCCAGCGCCTGTTCGAGCGGCTGCAACTCCGCAGCCAAACCATCGGCCAGAGCGGCCAGCGACTGTCCTGGGGTGACGGCGGCCCGTCGTTCATGCACGTCGAGCGGGAGCAATACACTCACTCGCGTGTCCACCGCGTCACCGACGTGAGCTCGCCGCGCAAATCCATCACCACGTGGTGCAGACGCCGCGAGCGCCCCTGAACGCCCCGGGCGTGATACAGCCACGCCACCGGCATGGAGGCTTGCAACGTGGAATCCACGACGCGCCATGCCACAGCAGCATCGACGGCTGAGGCGGTGCGCGCAGATGCCAGCGCCCGATCGAGCCCATCGTCGTGAAAGCCGGTGTAGTCGAGCGCACCGCCGCGCTGTGCCGAGGCAAACATCGCAGAAAGATGTCCGAGTGCGATATCTCCGGGAACGCCGGTCACGGCCATGTCGTAGGCCGCCTGCCCGGCCTTGTCCGCGGCACGGACCGTGGCAAGAAACGTGGCGAGTTCCATGACACGGATGTTCACGGTGATGCCCCGCTCGGCCAGATCCGCTTGCACTAGTTGCTCGACGGCCATGTCCCCGCTGCCAACGGTCAGCAACGTGATGGTGAATGGTGATCCCTGGCGTTGTCGCGTGCCGCCGGTACCGACGCGACGCCACCCGCTGGCGTCGAGCAGCGCGTCGGCACGTGTGAGCTGCTGCCGACGCGCGGCGGTGTCGGTGGCCGCGGCGGCGTTGCTCGAGAACGGCAAACCGGGAGGAATAGCGCCCGCTGCCGGAACTCCGTATCCGGCGACCGCTGCTTGCACCAGGCGCACACGATCGATGGACAGCGAAAGGGCCTCACGCACGCGCGCATCGTCGAACGGCGCGCGCGTGGTGTTGAACGCTAGCACTTGTGAGAACAACACCGGCGGTGTCATCAGGGTGAGCAAGGAGTCGCGCGCAACCAGATGCGCCATGGCCGGTGACACGCCCGCCAGATCGATTTCACCGCTCACGAGCCCCGCAAATTTGGTGGCTGCTTCGTCGACCACGGCCACGACCAGTCGCTGCAATTGTGGCGGCCCGCCCAGTGCGGTGGGGAATTCCGTGTTGCGCGCAAACTCCCACCGACGTCCCGGAGTGCGACTCACAAAACGGAACGGGCCGTTCCCCACCGGCGCCGTGGCAAAGGCATGCCCACGCCATCGCGCCCGGGGCACGGAATCGAGCAGATGCCGGGGAACAAGAGGCAGTTCGGCGAAGACCACCGGCAACACCGACTGCGGTGCGGTGAACTCCACGCGCACGGTCAGGCTGTCCAGCACGGCCACATGACGCACGATGCCGACATCGCCACGGCGCGGTGAGCCCAGCGCCGAATCCGCAGCGGCGTCCAAGGTGAAGGCCACATCCGCCGCTGTGGTGGGCACGCCATCGTGCCAGCGCAGTCCGGGCGCCAGCGAAAACTCCACGGCCTGCTGATCCGTATCCCAGCGCCAACGCTGGGCAGCGTACGGCACGGGTTGCAACGCACTGTCCAGACGCACCAGCGTGACAAACAGCGCGTGGCGCTGCAGTTGCCTGGACAACGGATGGATGGTGACCAGCGGATTGCCCGACTCGAGATCACTGCCCGATGCCATCACCACCGTGCCCGGAGCGCGTGTCGGGGCACCGCAGGCCGCAAGTAGACACACGACCAGCGTCAGGGCATACCGGCCTGCCCGCATGCCATGGCCGAACAATCCCGCCCCACGGGTTGACGTACCGGTGCCCGGTGCGATCATCCTGCCGTGCGCCGATTCTCGCTGCGCGTCTTCGATGCGCTCGTGCTGCTCTGGCTCGTCATCACGTTCACCTTCGCGCTGATCCACCTCGCGCCGGGTGATCCGGCGACGTTGCTTGTGGCGCCCACAGCATCGGCCGAAGAAACGGCGCGATTGCGAGCACAGTTCGGGCTGGATGCCCCGCTGCCGATCCAATATGCGCGCTGGGTGGGCGGTGTGCTGACCGGTGACCTTGGCGAGAGTCTCACGCGCGCGATCCCGGTCACCACCGTCATCGCCGAAGCGCTGCCGGTGTCATTGTTTCTGGGCGGCGTTTCTGTGCTGCTCACGTTCCTCGTAGGCACGATGTTTGGGGTCTGGCAGGCCCTGCGTGCTCGTGCGCTCGCCGATCGGCTGCTTTCCGTGGTGGGGACGGTGCTGTATTCCGCGCCGAGTTTCTGGCTGGCGCTGGCGCTGGTCACCCTGTTCACGTCGGGGGCCGTATGGCTGGAAGCCCCGGCCTGGCTCCGTTTGCCGGCGTTTGGCATGCAGGACCCGGGAGCGGTGGAATCGACCTGGTCCGATCGATGGCGCCACGCGGTGTTGCCGCTGATCGTGCTCAGCGTTCCCGGCATTGCGGGTGTGACCCGATATGCCAGGCAGAGCTTTCGCGACGCCGCACTCGCTCCTCATGTGACAAGTGCCGTGGCGCGCGGTCTGTCCGCGCCGCGCGTGGAGTGGCACCACATCGTGCGCAATGCGCTCACACCGCTGGTGGTGCTGTTCGGGCTCACCTTGCCGGGCGTGATCGCCGGTTCGGTTTTTGTGGAGCAGGTCTTTGCGTGGCCCGGTCTCGGGCGCACGATGCTCACCGCCATCGCGGGTCGCGACTACCCGGTCGTTCTGGGCCTCACAGTGGTGTATGCGGCGGCAGTGATTCTTTCGAATCTGCTCGCCGACACGCTGCTGTGGTGGCTGGATCCGCGGCAGCGGGAGTCGGCCCGATGACGAGATCGCGCAACGCCAGACACATGCTCGCGGCCCTGCGCACTGCGGATCGCCGCGTATTGTTTGGCGGCATCACGCTGACCGCGATGGTCGTGTTGGCCATCATCGTGCCGTTGTTTGCCCCGGCATCGACCGGCAGCATCGGTGATGTCATTGCCACACGACTGGTGCCACCACTCGGCCGTGATGCCTTGGGGCACTGGCATCTGTTGGGCACCGATGCCTTCGGTCGTGATCTGTTCGTGCGCCTGTGGGTGGGCGCACGCATCTCGCTCGCGGTCGCGGTGGCGGGATCGGCGCTGTCCGGTGTCATCGGCATCGCCCTCGGCGCAGTGGCCGGTTGGCGTGCGGGCTGGTTCGATCGCGTGATCTCGGCGGCGGGCGATGCACTGCTGGCCATCCCGCGTCTCGTGTTGCTGCTGGTGATCGCCGCGCTGTGGGGCCCTGGCCTCTGGGTGGTGATCGTGGTGCTGGGGCTCACCGGATGGATGGCGGTGATGCGCCTGGGCCGTGCCGAGGTGCAGCAGGTCCGTCAACAATCGTACGTGGAAGGTGCCGACGCGCTGGGGGTGCCGTCGTGGCGGGTACTCGCCCGGCATGTGTTGCCCAATGCCGTGGGGAGCGCCACGGTGGCGATCACGCTGGGTGTGGGCAATGCCATCGTGCTCGAGAGTGGTCTGTCGTTCCTCGGTCTGGGTGTGCAGCCACCCACAGCCAGTTGGGGCAACATGATCGCCGGCGGCCGGGAATGGCTGCTGACGGCACCATGGATTGCATTGACACCGGGCCTGCTGCTCATCGCCACAGTGGTGGCTTGCACGATGCTTGGCGAAGGGCTCAGCGAGTCACGCACCACGAGTGTGCGTGACGATGACACCCGCACCATCAATCTCAGTGATCGAGGTCGTCTGCGCGCCGCACCCTGAGCGTCATCACGTCACGGGGCGCCACCTGCAATGCGATGTGTCGGCTGACCAGCATGCCCTCGGTGGCACTGCCACGCACGGCATCTTCGGGCCCCAAAAGCGATTCGTCGAGACGGCAGCGCGACACCTGCCATGGTCCGGAGTCGGGCAGTTCCCATGCCCCCTCCGCGTGGTGGTCCGACAGATTCACCACGCGCAACACGATGGCCTGTTCGTCGACCGACGAGACGGTGACGGCCGACGCTTCGAGCGATGCACCGTGCAACCGAGGACCGGCCTGACAGACCGTGCCAGCATCCGACTCGTAGTCGGGCCACGACTCGCCGGTGAGCGGCAGCAACACATCGTCGGCGGCATCACGAATGCCGGCAATGGTATGCTCATCCCACCCGCCAGACAGGAGCAGCGCGACTTGTGCCCGAAAGGCTCCCGCGGCCTGTGCTGCCGGAACAGGAGCCGGCCACCCCGCATGACCGGGCCGCTCCGGCAAGTCGGCGCGCGACAATGCGCCCACCGCGCGCAGCAGTGTCAGGGCCATGCGCGAAGCCCCGACCTCATACTCGGCCAGGCCATCGGCAATCATCACCGCACTGGCCGCAGGCGCAACATGCGCCACCCAGCGATGCATCGGTTCACCAGCGGGTACGGTCTCCACCAATGTGTCCGTGCGTGATTCGGCGGGCGGTGGTGTTTGGGTCGGCACACGAGGCGCCATCCCTCGATGAACCGGCCCGAAGGCGGCGTCGGCCATCACGGCACCCGACGCGATGTCGGTATGCCACACGAATTGCAGACGGTGATCACGGCGCGTATTGCGGCCGCGCACCTGACAGCGCAGCAATGCCTCACCGGCCTGCAATGACACCGTGGTATCGGCGCGGATATCACCAGCGGCCGATCGCCATGCGATGCGCACACTCCCACGCAGTGGACCCTCTTCGACGAGGTCACAGCGCGTGGGAATCAGGACCTCTGTCACGCCGCGGAGTGCGGGGGTGTAGCTGTCGCCAACATCCTGACGCGATTCGAGTGTGAGTAGCTGTTCGAGGTGCCGTGCACCGTGACGCAACGACAACCGCAGTCGGGAGCCGCGCAGCCCCCTCTGGTCCGCATCATCGAACACGGCCTGCAGCGAGACGATGGAATTGTCGATCAGGATGGTGGTCGTTGCGCCATCCGTGTGTGACCGAGTGTGTACCAGGGATGGCATCGAGGTGTGCTCGTTGCCATTGGGCGGTGCCGACAGATCCTGCAGCGCCACCCCCCATGCGGGCATCGGTGGCACCCACACCAACGTGCGCTGGCGCCGTACGAGGTCGTTGTCCGGATAGTGCTGGGGTGACTCCCGTCGACGGTACTCGGCAGCCACCGACACGGGCTGCATCAGCCAGCCTGCCGCGGTGAGTGCCGGCGTCCCCGGGAGCACCACAGGCATGGAGGCATTTCCACTGCCCGGCCCTACGGGTACGTCACCCACGACCTCGATGAGATCGACCACCGCCACACCACCACGCGGGCGGGCGCTTCGATTGCGCAATACCAGCCGCCGCCAGTCGAATGTGGCCACGCGACGTCGCGCACTCACGGCATCGTGTCCCATCACCAGATGCAACGCGGCCTCACGCAGACCGCGACCGGCGCTCGCCACCTGCTCCTGCCGATGGTCCATCGCACGGGCCACTTCATCGATCGAACACCCGCACAATGTGTCGTGCGGATGGGTCTCCAACAACGTTTCCCATGCGTGGTGCAGCAGGTCGGGAAGCTGCACCATGGTGATACGTCCATCGGACGCCGCCGTCGACCGGTCGGGCCGTTCGTGCGCCTGAAGCCGAGCCAGCGCCAACCACGGTTCCACATCGCGCAACAGTCCACGCTCGAGACGTGCGTTCTGTCGTTTCTGATGCGCACGCGTTGCCAACGTGCCGCCCAAGGTCCACGTGTAGCCGTACGAGTCGCGCAGCTCTCCCTGCGCCGTGGGGATCGGCTCTCTCCGCGCGGCGACGGCGTCGCGGAAATGCGCTGCCCACGACGACAACGAGACCGCGTCCACATGAACGCCAGAACCGGCAGCCTCCTGCAAGACTGCAAGTGCCTGGTCCAGATCGGGCTGTCGAGCGTGATGGTCCGCGCCATTGAGCAGCAGCGTCACCCCGATACGATTCCGCACGGCATACAGTGATGCCAATCGCGCCCATCGGGCCCGCGCCGCCTCGGCATCGACCGGGAGCGCACTGCCGTATTCGTAGCCGTCGGGCGGGAGATGGCAGGTGGCAACATGGTCTCCATTGGGAGCCGCCCACGAGAAGGCGTCTTCCTGCGGCCCATCTTTGCTACCGGCTCCGCGCCACACGACGGCGACCGACAACCCGAAACCGCGGGCAATGAGTGGCATCGCGGCCGGGTGGCCAAAGGTGTCCGGGCAATAGGCCACGGCCGGCGCCGACGTCCCCAGCGCCGTCAGCACCCGCCGCCCGGCTTCCAGGTTGCGAACGATGGCCTCTCCCGAGGGGATGAGGTTGTCCCCCAACACAAACCAGGGGCCGGCCTCGATGCGCCCCGCGCTGAGGGCCTGCCGCAGCGCCTCTCGTTGACCCGTCCGCCGAACGAGATAGTCACGCAGGGTGATGGCCTGCCCATCGAGCAGGAACGGTGCTCGGTCGACCGTCGTAGCGGGCGGCAGGAGCAAGGCGTCGATCAACGCGGTCAGCCGCTGAGCAAACCGGTCGACGCCATGATACCACTCACGATCCCAGTGTGTGTGGGACACCACACACACCCGCAGGACGCAGCCCGGAGAGTCGGCAGCAACAGTCACCCGGGCAAGCTACCTTGACGCGTCGCCCATGGGCCAGCCGTCTCCTGCCCCCAAGGTGTTCGGGCCCCGGCCATGGTTGACCACGACATGGCGTCCGTCGAGCTTTCACCCGGCAACGATCATTTCCCGCCCCACACGGATCCGCGATTGGAATTTCTCACCGACTTCTATCATCGACTGCGTGACCTGCCTGCCCTGGTGCAATGGGCGGGCTATGTCGGTCTCACACTGATCATCTTCGCCGAAACGGGGCTGCTGATCGGCTTTTTCCTGCCCGGTGATTCCCTGTTGGTGACCGCAGGATTGCTGGCGGCTGACCCCGCTTTTGGACTCAATGTCTGGCTGCTGGGCGCCATCCTCACCGTGGCCGCCATCGTGGGCGACACTGTGGGGTACAACGTCGGCAAGACAGCGGGTCCCCACATCTTCAATCGCGAGAACTCGCTGTTTTTTCACAAGGACCACCTGCTGCGCGCGCAGGCGTTCTACGAGAAACATGGCGGGAAGACCATCATCATCGCGCGCTTCATGCCCATCGTGCGCACCTTTGCGCCGGTGGTCGCGGGCGTTGGTCGCATGGAGTATCGTGCATTTCTGATCTACAACATCGTCGGTGGCGTGCTCTGGATCTGGAGCATGCTGCTGACGGGATGGATCCTGGCTCGCACTGTGCCCGCCGTGGCGCAGCATGTCGAGAAGGTGATTCTGGTCGTGGTGTTTCTTTCCATCCTGCCGGGCATCATTGCCTGGATGCGGGAACGTGCCAAGTCCAAGGCGGCGGCCTGAGGTCGTCGTTGCGTCGTCGCAGTCCAACTTCGTTTATACCACTCTGGAGATTCTGAGATGGCTCATACCCTGCCCGCGTTGCCGTACGCGCCCGAAGCGCTCGAGCCGCACATCGACGCGCAGACGATGAACATTCATCATGGCAAGCACCATCAGGCGTACGTCACCAACCTGAATGCCGCCATCGAAAAGGCACCGGAGCTTGCCTCCTGGTCGTTGGATGACCTCTGCCGTCGCATCAACGAAGTGCCGGAAGCGGTGCGCACCGCCGTGCGCAACAATGGCGGCGGACACTGGAATCACTCGCTCTTCTGGGAACTCATGGCGCCGAAGGCCGGCGGTGAGCCGACGGGTGAGCTGGGCGCCGCCATCACCAAGGCGTTCGGTTCGTTCTCCGCATTCAAGGAGCAGTTCCAGGCGGCTGGCATGGGCCGCTTCGGCTCCGGCTGGGCGTGGCTGGTCTCCACCGATGGCGCGCTGTCCATCGTGAGCACGCCGAACCAGGACAACCCACTCATGGAAGGCAAGCACGCCCTGCTCGGCGTGGACGTGTGGGAACACGCCTACTACCTCCACTACCAGAACCGTCGCGCGGACTACCTCGGCGCCTGGTGGAACGTGGTGAACTGGAGCGCGGTCGCGAAGCGCTACGCCGCCAAGTAAGGCACTCACGTCGTTGCGAAGGCCCCCGTCTCCTGTGCGAGACGGGGGCCTTCGTTTTGTACTCGTGTCAGGTGGTGCTCAGGCCGCGGCGGGCGTGTCCTCGGCCGGACGACGGGAACTCTGCAACAGCGTGAAGGCGGTGTACGCCACGACAATCACCACCAGCCACCGCAGCGCCGTGAGCGGCAGTGATTTCACAATGAACGCGGCCACCAGCACGGCGGGCACACCACCGATGATGATGCTGACCACGGCGCGCAGATCCACCTTGCCGAGGCGCAGGAAACGCGCCG contains these protein-coding regions:
- a CDS encoding aminotransferase class III-fold pyridoxal phosphate-dependent enzyme: MTRSIAFGGLPDDGWRARAADVIPGGSSTGSKRPEALYGTRAFDAAMPTHFERAQGCALWSTDGRRFIDLGMALGAVGIGYADPSVTQAVHETVLQGNVSILPHRLEVEVAERLIEVIPCAEQVRFLRTGAEATAAAVRLARTATDRDRIIACGYFGWLDWCSDAAGVPQDVRDAVTWVPFDDVLALRSAVALGPAPAAIIIEPLVHDIASLEWLQVARDEATRVGAVLIFDEVKTAFRVRTGGVQALRDVTPDLTTLGKAMANGYPLAAVVGRADVMDAARRTWISSTAASEGTGLAAARAVLEWHDRLDVCDRMASAGGQLQQILGTALAEAPWVGVQVAGPPVMWRLVADVAEQLDALVAAAARSGVLLKRGAYQFGALAHDDAACDEVARVLPEVMQSLVPGPRMAT
- a CDS encoding RNA methyltransferase yields the protein MTDSILNAVTVVLYESQDSINIGGVVRAMKNMGVRDLRLIRPCPYDPNRVEQVAHDTRDIVERIQHFETIDEALADCVYVVGFSGRRQAARWQRHTPRTAAVDLLEFAQQGRVAIMFGREDHGLPNEALDRSNAICTIPTTEHFSLNVAQACLLALYELHMLAGDATKRLPPPRHAAGSPSKDDVERTFADMRNALTAIRYFGTRNEELMMRTFRSLVFRANPDQRELLLIRTASIEVLRTIERETRQAVQRALAAVGHGDTTAVDIDADPVTVSQADDGPAA
- a CDS encoding heparinase II/III domain-containing protein — encoded protein: MSVLLPLDVHERRAAVTPGQSLAALADGLAAELQPLEQALAREQLPVPAQKARLTRRGGRCPVHGVLLDFDPWQPHHHHCSRCGQAYVGQEHDDWWAMNAQLWTVERAVHAAALHLLRGAPSHAHLAESILCRLAEQYTSWPNRDNVLGPSRPFFSTYLESIWLLNVAHALALLEASGRTHIGGTVRDRLLDPSSALIAGFFEGRSNRQVWNEIAILSAWTLLGRESDIASRLNKSGSLPWLLEHGLLDDGSWYEGENYHLFAHRGLWYGVQWMRATGRDLHADLDARFHRGFAAPFVGVLPDETLPARRDSQYAVSIRQWRVAEYLELGLAHRPQRELSAWLARLYAPMLGGHDVPRAGRRLSTADAERHDPPGSLSRADLSWRALLMASNTEVAAGAMPPTSACLPSQGLAVIRRDAGRVYVALEGGATGGGHGHPDRLALTLQSGGHRLLDDPGTGSYVERRLHWYRSTLAHHAPLIDGQSQQRQPATLLAFEDRGGAGWIRKTVDGLAPGVTATRTVVVCDGHLVDVLEWDADRVVTLSLPIAAQAQVHDVHTWRPVDRAGAGGLEDGFDFLEQVSKAGDVDGDAWRRDGTPFALSTAAARAWYATSVPARVLRAEAPAPPLAPSHRSPEQPADTPRALARHWLEVEAARGCIVGVWAWAADGPVAASPAHVTAVRFPRFDPAHIGPDRADVAHVHTADGTISAHRATDTGWQIGLTARHARSSIDLDVLPPAQGRAGQGPDLEEGFGSALTPGAIAARGALAVPRVSSPTVGIPRLTDPMLGARLLELGESAYRQTEQPWHDAHAPRAQILLATTQTHFVVRVRMHMGDTAALFGTGAEDEIPDNPLDNERADVNVSGVQWYVTADGGTWQDAGLVVPLSTPDGRCRVTPLVPASRAGVLGASPTTSWCRLEQGWQLQIAWELPRVFQAESHALAEVGFQVVINEAAVGRTRRLGQLALAGGGGFAYLRGDREQVGDTVTLRFESALEMSAGPERTTPG
- a CDS encoding peptide ABC transporter substrate-binding protein, whose product is MIAPGTGTSTRGAGLFGHGMRAGRYALTLVVCLLAACGAPTRAPGTVVMASGSDLESGNPLVTIHPLSRQLQRHALFVTLVRLDSALQPVPYAAQRWRWDTDQQAVEFSLAPGLRWHDGVPTTAADVAFTLDAAADSALGSPRRGDVGIVRHVAVLDSLTVRVEFTAPQSVLPVVFAELPLVPRHLLDSVPRARWRGHAFATAPVGNGPFRFVSRTPGRRWEFARNTEFPTALGGPPQLQRLVVAVVDEAATKFAGLVSGEIDLAGVSPAMAHLVARDSLLTLMTPPVLFSQVLAFNTTRAPFDDARVREALSLSIDRVRLVQAAVAGYGVPAAGAIPPGLPFSSNAAAATDTAARRQQLTRADALLDASGWRRVGTGGTRQRQGSPFTITLLTVGSGDMAVEQLVQADLAERGITVNIRVMELATFLATVRAADKAGQAAYDMAVTGVPGDIALGHLSAMFASAQRGGALDYTGFHDDGLDRALASARTASAVDAAVAWRVVDSTLQASMPVAWLYHARGVQGRSRRLHHVVMDLRGELTSVTRWTRE
- a CDS encoding ABC transporter permease is translated as MRRFSLRVFDALVLLWLVITFTFALIHLAPGDPATLLVAPTASAEETARLRAQFGLDAPLPIQYARWVGGVLTGDLGESLTRAIPVTTVIAEALPVSLFLGGVSVLLTFLVGTMFGVWQALRARALADRLLSVVGTVLYSAPSFWLALALVTLFTSGAVWLEAPAWLRLPAFGMQDPGAVESTWSDRWRHAVLPLIVLSVPGIAGVTRYARQSFRDAALAPHVTSAVARGLSAPRVEWHHIVRNALTPLVVLFGLTLPGVIAGSVFVEQVFAWPGLGRTMLTAIAGRDYPVVLGLTVVYAAAVILSNLLADTLLWWLDPRQRESAR